TGTTCAGCGCCACCACCAGCACGCCGCTGGTCGCCATATCCAGACGATGCACCGATTCAGCCAGCGGGAAATCGCGCTGAATGCGCGTCATCACGCTATCCTTATGCTCCTCAAGACGCCCAGGCACAGATAATAACCCGCTCGGCTTATTGACCACCATAATGTGATCGTCCTGATACAGGATATGCAGCCAGGGTTCCAGCGGCGGGTTATAGGGTTCCATAGCCTGAACGTTCTCCGGTTAGCTTATTGATGAGAAACCACAATCAGACGCAGCGCATCCAGACGCCAACCGGCATCATTCAGGCTGGCCAATACCTCGCTGCGATTGCTCTCCAGCGCGGCGATCTCATCCTCACGGATATTCGGGTTAACCGCTTTCAACGCCTGCAAACGCTCCAATTCCGCGCTCAGCTTCTCGTCGGCTTCCACGCGCGCCGCATCAATCAGCTTACGCGCCGCTTCCGCTGCCTGCGGCTCCGCCAGCTGAAGAATGGCATGCACATCCTGCTGCACCGCATTCACCAGCTTACTGCCATTATGACGATTCACCGCATTCAACTGTCGGTTAAAGCTCTCAAACTCTACCTTATCGGCCAGATTAGTGCCTTTACGATCCACCAGCAGACGCATCGGCGTTGGCGGCAGGAACCGTGTCAGCTGCAGATGCTTCGGCGCCTGCGCCTCCACCACGTAAATCAGCTCCATCAGCAGCGTACCGACCGGCAGCGCCTTATTCTTCAGCAGCGACAGGGCGCAGCTGCCGGTATCGCCCGACAGAATAAGATCCAGGCCGTTGCGAATAATCGGATGCTCCCAGGTCACATACTGCGCGTCTTCACGCGACAGCGCCTGCGCGCGATCGAAAGTAATGGTACAGCCTTCCTCCGGCAGCCCCGGAAAATCCGGCACCAGCATATGATCGGACGGCGTCAGCACAATCAGATTATCGCTGCGATCTTCCTGATTGATACCAACAATATCGAACAAATTAAGCGCAAAATTCACCAGTTCGATATGGTTATCCTGCAGGCGGATCTCATCGGCTAACGCCTCGGCCTTCGCGCCACCGTTGGAATTCAGCTCCAGCAAACGGTCGCGGCCCTGTTCCAATTGGGAACGCAGCGCATCGTGCTGCTTGCGGCTGGCCTGAATAAACTCATCCAGACCTTCGCTGTTCTCCGGCGCGGCCAGATAACCGATCAGCTGCTCATGCACGCTATCGTACAGGGTGCGGCCGGTCGGACAGGTCTGCTCAAAAGCGTTTAACCCTTCGTGATACCAGCGCACCAGCACCGACTGGGCGGTTTTCTCCAGATAGGGCACCATAATCTCAATATTGCGCGCCTGACCGATACGGTCGAGACGACCAATACGCTGCTCCAGCAAATCAGGGTTAAACGGCAAATCGAACATTACCAGACGATTAGCGAACTGGAAGTTACGGCCCTCTGAACCAATCTCAGAGCACAGCAGCACCTGCGCGCCATCCTCTTGCGAGGCGAACCAGGCCGCGGCGCGATCGCGATCGATCAGCGACAGCCCCTCATGGAACACCGCGGCGCGAATACCTTCACGTTCACGCAGTACCTGCTCCAGCTGCAGCGCGGTCGCCGCCTTGGCGCAGATCACCAGCACCTTCTCATCGCGGTTGCTGGTCAGATAGCCCATCAGCCATTCAACGCGCGGATCGAAATTCCACCAGGTGCCGCTGTCGCCTTCAAACTCCTGATAAATCTGCTCCGGAT
This Mixta hanseatica DNA region includes the following protein-coding sequences:
- the rapA gene encoding RNA polymerase-associated protein RapA translates to MPFTLGQRWISDTESELGLGTVVALDTRMVTLLFPATGENRLYARNDSPITRVIFNPGDTVTSHDGWQLEVAEVRNDNGLVTYIGTRLDTQEPVELREVLLDSKLVFSKPQDRLFAGQLDRMDRFALRFRARRYQSEQYRLPISGLRGMRTNLIPHQLHIAHDVGRRHAPRVLLADEVGLGKTIEAGMIIHQQLLAGRADRVLIVVPETLQHQWLVEMLRRFNLRFSLFDDARYAEAQHDSDNPFDTEQLVICSLDFVRRNKQRLELLADAEWDLLVVDEAHHLAWSEGEPSREYQVIEQLAEQIPGVLLLTATPEQLGMESHFARLRLLDPDRFHDFEQFVAEQQNYRPVADAVAMLLEDKAIGNDEMNALSDLIGEQDIEPLLQTANGKGEGKQAAREELIRMLMDRHGTSRVLFRNTRNGVKGFPQRVLHQIRLPLPTQYQTAIKVSGIMAARKSAEERAHDMLYPEQIYQEFEGDSGTWWNFDPRVEWLMGYLTSNRDEKVLVICAKAATALQLEQVLREREGIRAAVFHEGLSLIDRDRAAAWFASQEDGAQVLLCSEIGSEGRNFQFANRLVMFDLPFNPDLLEQRIGRLDRIGQARNIEIMVPYLEKTAQSVLVRWYHEGLNAFEQTCPTGRTLYDSVHEQLIGYLAAPENSEGLDEFIQASRKQHDALRSQLEQGRDRLLELNSNGGAKAEALADEIRLQDNHIELVNFALNLFDIVGINQEDRSDNLIVLTPSDHMLVPDFPGLPEEGCTITFDRAQALSREDAQYVTWEHPIIRNGLDLILSGDTGSCALSLLKNKALPVGTLLMELIYVVEAQAPKHLQLTRFLPPTPMRLLVDRKGTNLADKVEFESFNRQLNAVNRHNGSKLVNAVQQDVHAILQLAEPQAAEAARKLIDAARVEADEKLSAELERLQALKAVNPNIREDEIAALESNRSEVLASLNDAGWRLDALRLIVVSHQ